A stretch of Hydrogenothermus marinus DNA encodes these proteins:
- a CDS encoding TOBE domain-containing protein codes for MNKLKGIVKDIKTTGSINIVEIDIKGEIFKTVFLEGLKDIKKGQEIFIIFKETEVPLGKNLSGEISLSNRFECKITNIEKGKLLTKVILDFEGEKIISIITTSSVERMNLKKDDKVIAFIKANEVALMEV; via the coding sequence ATGAATAAATTAAAAGGAATAGTTAAAGATATTAAAACTACAGGCTCAATAAATATTGTAGAGATAGATATTAAAGGAGAAATTTTTAAAACAGTATTTTTAGAAGGTTTAAAGGATATAAAAAAAGGCCAAGAAATATTTATAATATTCAAAGAAACAGAAGTACCACTTGGAAAAAATTTATCAGGAGAAATAAGCCTTTCTAATCGATTTGAATGTAAAATTACAAATATAGAAAAAGGAAAACTTCTTACTAAGGTTATTCTTGATTTTGAAGGTGAAAAAATAATATCAATAATTACAACTTCCTCGGTAGAAAGAATGAATTTAAAAAAAGATGATAAAGTAATAGCATTTATAAAAGCAAATGAAGTAGCTCTTATGGAGGTTTAA
- the modA gene encoding molybdate ABC transporter substrate-binding protein codes for MKKFSSLVLILLFFYNSYGKTITIAVSANAEYAIKEIASIFEKKYNIKVSEIVSSSGKLANQIIRGAPFDIFISADMKYPQFLYKKGFALEKPKIYAYGIVVLWTMKNIPLKSVKVLTKDNIKRIAVPNPKLAPYGKASIEILKNYKIYQKVKNKLIYGESVSQASLYIYKGLADAGFTAKSIVLAPKFKNKGNWIEIDRTKYKPIAQGVVLLRKNGKLFYQFLFTKESKEILKKYGYQINE; via the coding sequence GTGAAAAAATTTTCAAGTTTAGTTTTAATACTTTTATTTTTTTATAATTCTTATGGAAAAACTATAACTATAGCAGTTTCTGCAAATGCAGAATATGCTATTAAAGAAATAGCTTCTATTTTTGAGAAAAAATATAATATCAAAGTTTCAGAGATTGTATCTTCTTCTGGTAAATTGGCAAATCAGATTATTAGAGGTGCTCCTTTTGATATTTTTATCTCAGCAGATATGAAATATCCTCAGTTTTTATATAAAAAAGGTTTTGCTTTAGAAAAGCCAAAAATTTATGCTTATGGCATTGTAGTACTATGGACAATGAAAAATATTCCTTTAAAATCAGTTAAAGTTTTAACAAAAGATAATATAAAAAGAATAGCAGTTCCAAATCCAAAACTTGCTCCTTATGGAAAAGCAAGTATAGAGATACTAAAAAATTACAAAATTTATCAAAAAGTAAAAAATAAGCTTATTTATGGTGAAAGTGTTTCACAAGCAAGTTTATATATTTATAAAGGCCTTGCAGATGCAGGATTTACAGCAAAATCTATAGTTTTAGCACCAAAATTTAAAAATAAAGGAAATTGGATAGAAATAGATAGAACTAAATATAAGCCTATAGCACAAGGAGTAGTTTTGTTAAGAAAAAACGGAAAACTTTTTTATCAGTTTTTATTTACAAAAGAATCAAAAGAAATTTTAAAAAAATATGGCTATCAGATAAATGAATAA
- the modB gene encoding molybdate ABC transporter permease subunit, whose amino-acid sequence MEDFYQTLFLTFKLAFITTFILFFLAIPVAYFLAYKNFKFKSVLEAIVSLPLVLPPTVLGFYFLIIFDPTGTIGKFLQNFFDLKLVFTFEGLVVASIIYSFPFMVHPIQSGMESLPKAIIEASYTLGKSTFQTLIKVILPNIKPSLLTGIVLSFAHTIGEFGVVLMVGGSIPGKTKVASIAIYEEVESLNYEEAHKYALILLLISFLVLAIVYSLNRRIKTL is encoded by the coding sequence ATGGAAGATTTTTATCAAACATTATTTCTTACTTTTAAACTTGCATTTATTACTACTTTTATTTTATTTTTTTTAGCCATCCCTGTTGCATATTTCCTTGCTTATAAAAATTTTAAATTTAAATCAGTTTTAGAAGCTATTGTAAGTCTTCCTCTTGTTCTTCCTCCTACTGTTTTAGGATTTTATTTTTTAATAATTTTCGATCCTACAGGAACTATTGGAAAATTTTTACAAAACTTTTTTGATTTAAAACTTGTTTTTACTTTTGAAGGACTTGTTGTAGCATCTATTATTTACAGCTTTCCTTTTATGGTACATCCTATTCAATCAGGGATGGAAAGTCTTCCTAAAGCAATTATTGAAGCATCTTATACTCTTGGAAAGTCTACTTTTCAAACTTTAATAAAAGTAATACTTCCAAATATAAAACCTTCACTTTTAACAGGAATAGTTTTATCATTTGCCCATACTATTGGAGAATTTGGAGTTGTTCTTATGGTAGGTGGTTCTATTCCGGGAAAAACAAAGGTTGCATCTATAGCAATTTATGAAGAAGTAGAAAGTTTAAACTATGAAGAAGCCCATAAATATGCCTTAATACTGCTTTTAATATCCTTTTTAGTTCTTGCCATAGTTTATTCATTAAATAGAAGGATAAAAACCCTATGA
- a CDS encoding AbrB/MazE/SpoVT family DNA-binding domain-containing protein has protein sequence MYITKMTKKGQITIPAEYRKKINSKYYSIEIKDNQIIIKPVSSLVGSLKKYTKKNENIEKIMEKEKEIFKEAIIEKHNS, from the coding sequence ATGTATATTACGAAAATGACTAAAAAAGGACAAATTACAATTCCTGCTGAATATAGAAAGAAAATTAATTCAAAATATTATTCTATAGAAATAAAAGATAATCAGATTATTATAAAACCTGTTAGTTCTTTAGTAGGAAGTTTAAAAAAATATACTAAGAAAAATGAAAATATAGAAAAGATAATGGAAAAAGAAAAAGAGATTTTCAAGGAAGCTATTATTGAAAAGCATAATAGTTGA
- the rfaE1 gene encoding D-glycero-beta-D-manno-heptose-7-phosphate kinase — MITKERAKQIISNFKDKKILIIGDLILDKYLWGEVERISPEAPVPVVDVKKETVNLGGACNVAWNISTLGAKASIVGVVGKDENGKILKNMLVEKNIEPILIEDETRPTTEKTRIIAVSQQLIRIDKESKEKLSKNVKEDVIKKVKNIIEDFDAVIISDYGKGVVSRELIEISIKAKKPVFVDPKPSNFHLYEGITIMTPNKKEAYECIKESRETPIEEVGKKIKEKLRTENLLITLGSEGMMLFEGDKITHIPAKAKKVFDVTGAGDTVISVLTVSKVSGATWEEAASLSNYAGGWVVGEIGTVAIDSKTLLSLVP; from the coding sequence ATGATAACAAAAGAAAGAGCAAAACAGATTATATCAAATTTTAAAGATAAAAAGATTTTAATAATTGGAGATTTAATCTTAGATAAATATCTTTGGGGAGAAGTTGAAAGAATATCTCCAGAAGCACCTGTACCAGTAGTAGATGTAAAAAAAGAGACTGTAAATCTTGGTGGTGCTTGTAATGTAGCTTGGAATATATCTACTCTTGGAGCAAAAGCATCTATTGTTGGAGTTGTTGGAAAAGATGAAAATGGAAAAATTCTAAAAAATATGCTTGTAGAAAAAAATATAGAGCCAATTTTAATAGAAGATGAAACAAGGCCTACAACAGAAAAAACAAGAATTATAGCAGTAAGTCAACAACTTATTAGAATAGATAAAGAGAGTAAAGAAAAGCTTTCAAAAAATGTAAAAGAAGATGTTATTAAAAAAGTTAAAAATATTATTGAAGATTTTGATGCAGTAATAATTTCTGATTATGGAAAAGGTGTAGTATCAAGAGAATTAATAGAAATATCTATAAAAGCAAAAAAACCTGTATTTGTTGATCCAAAACCTTCTAATTTTCATCTATATGAAGGAATTACAATAATGACTCCTAATAAAAAAGAGGCTTATGAATGTATAAAAGAAAGTAGAGAAACACCAATAGAAGAAGTTGGAAAGAAAATAAAAGAAAAATTAAGAACAGAAAATCTTCTTATAACTCTTGGTAGTGAAGGTATGATGCTTTTTGAAGGAGATAAAATAACTCATATTCCAGCAAAAGCAAAAAAAGTTTTTGATGTTACAGGAGCAGGAGATACAGTAATTTCTGTTTTGACAGTTTCTAAGGTTTCAGGTGCTACATGGGAAGAAGCGGCATCTTTATCAAATTATGCAGGTGGCTGGGTAGTTGGAGAAATAGGAACAGTTGCAATAGATAGCAAAACATTATTATCTTTAGTACCATAA